In the Candidatus Electrothrix sp. GW3-4 genome, one interval contains:
- a CDS encoding aspartate aminotransferase family protein, producing MNNTKWKKKGDAVFAGTYSRFPAAMVRGEGCRLWDADGKEYLDFLAGIAVCSLGHCHPAVTEAVCAQAKKLMHVSNLFYTEPQTKLAELLTANSFADRIFMANSGAEANEAAIKLARIHSGKGRYEIISLSGSFHGRTLATVAATGQPKFQQGFEPMPAGFVHAGFGDPDELEKLITPRTCAILCEPLQGESGVRPLDPAYLQKIRSLCDKHNLLLIFDEVQTGMGRTGTLFAYEQLGVTPDIMTLAKALGNGLPIGAMLTRSDIAASFTVGTHASTFGGNPVAAAAGVAVLQIMLADGFFAAMQKRSAYFIQRLKEVVAEFPLLCSDVRGSGMLLALVLTEKGIEHGTEIVQHLFERGFLINFAGMRVLRFIPPLTVAQEDIDLLIEQLKNVLSAID from the coding sequence ATGAACAATACAAAATGGAAAAAAAAAGGTGATGCCGTGTTTGCAGGGACCTATAGCCGGTTTCCGGCAGCGATGGTGCGAGGAGAAGGTTGTCGTCTTTGGGATGCAGACGGTAAAGAATACCTGGATTTCCTCGCAGGTATCGCTGTCTGCTCTTTGGGGCATTGCCATCCAGCAGTCACAGAGGCAGTTTGTGCACAGGCCAAAAAGCTCATGCATGTCTCCAACCTATTTTATACTGAACCGCAAACCAAACTGGCAGAACTGCTCACCGCCAACAGCTTTGCTGATCGGATTTTTATGGCCAACTCCGGCGCCGAGGCCAATGAAGCAGCAATAAAATTAGCCAGAATTCACAGCGGTAAGGGCCGCTATGAAATCATCTCCTTATCCGGTTCCTTTCATGGGCGAACCCTGGCCACGGTTGCCGCCACTGGCCAACCCAAATTTCAGCAGGGATTTGAACCCATGCCTGCTGGCTTTGTCCACGCTGGCTTTGGCGATCCTGATGAGCTGGAAAAACTCATTACCCCTAGGACCTGCGCCATTCTCTGTGAACCCCTGCAGGGTGAGAGCGGAGTACGCCCCCTTGACCCTGCTTATTTACAGAAAATACGGAGCCTTTGTGACAAGCATAACCTGCTTCTTATCTTTGATGAAGTACAAACCGGAATGGGACGAACCGGCACCCTGTTCGCTTATGAGCAGCTGGGCGTCACTCCAGATATCATGACCCTGGCCAAGGCCCTGGGCAATGGACTCCCTATCGGGGCCATGCTCACCCGCTCTGATATCGCGGCCTCTTTCACAGTGGGCACCCATGCCTCTACCTTTGGGGGGAATCCGGTGGCTGCGGCAGCCGGGGTTGCCGTGCTGCAGATCATGCTGGCTGATGGTTTTTTCGCTGCCATGCAGAAAAGAAGCGCATATTTTATCCAACGGTTGAAAGAAGTTGTAGCTGAATTCCCCCTGCTCTGTTCCGACGTTCGCGGCAGCGGTATGCTCCTTGCTCTGGTCCTGACGGAAAAGGGTATAGAGCATGGGACAGAGATTGTTCAACACCTCTTTGAACGGGGGTTTCTGATCAATTTTGCCGGAATGCGGGTGTTGCGTTTTATTCCACCTCTGACTGTTGCCCAAGAGGATATTGATCTTCTGATTGAGCAGCTGAAAAACGTTCTCTCTGCAATCGACTAA
- the ychF gene encoding redox-regulated ATPase YchF: MGFQCGIVGLPNVGKSTIFNALTAAAIEAANYPFCTIEPNVGVVPVPDKRLDILAELAKTRSKVPTQMEFVDIAGLVKGACQGEGLGNQFLGHIRQVDAILHVVRCFEDDNIVHVDGSIDPIRDLEVITMELIMADLETVSKRQKKAASQAKSGDKKCIAEAAFLEQLQGLLDEGKPARMMEVETDQQQELMRDLCLLTTKPVLYVANVSEEDIAEGNDFVARLKEVAAQEGASVVTIAGAIEQELSLLEAEEQQEFLADMGMEEPGLHRLIRAGYELLGLITYFTVGEKETRAWTITKGTTAPGAAGKIHTDFERGFIRAEVIAYADYVACGSEPAARDKGLMRSEGKEYVVKDGDCILFRFNV, translated from the coding sequence TTTTGTACGATTGAGCCCAATGTGGGTGTTGTGCCGGTACCGGATAAGCGACTGGACATATTAGCTGAGCTGGCTAAGACCAGGAGCAAGGTCCCCACCCAGATGGAATTTGTCGATATTGCGGGCCTGGTCAAAGGGGCCTGTCAGGGCGAGGGGCTGGGTAATCAGTTCCTCGGCCATATCCGTCAGGTGGATGCCATCCTCCATGTTGTCCGCTGCTTTGAGGACGATAATATCGTCCACGTGGATGGTTCCATTGATCCCATCCGGGATCTGGAGGTCATCACCATGGAATTGATCATGGCTGATTTGGAAACCGTGAGCAAGCGGCAGAAGAAGGCGGCAAGTCAGGCAAAATCCGGGGATAAGAAATGTATCGCTGAAGCGGCCTTTTTGGAGCAGCTCCAGGGCCTGCTTGATGAAGGGAAACCGGCCAGGATGATGGAGGTGGAAACAGATCAGCAACAGGAGTTGATGCGTGATCTCTGTCTACTGACCACCAAACCGGTCCTCTATGTGGCCAATGTCAGTGAAGAGGACATTGCTGAGGGCAATGATTTTGTCGCGCGACTCAAGGAGGTTGCCGCCCAGGAGGGGGCTTCGGTGGTCACCATTGCCGGGGCCATTGAACAGGAACTCAGTCTGCTGGAGGCAGAAGAACAGCAGGAATTCCTTGCCGATATGGGCATGGAAGAGCCGGGCCTCCATCGCCTGATCCGGGCTGGCTACGAGCTCCTGGGACTGATCACCTATTTCACCGTGGGAGAAAAGGAGACCAGGGCCTGGACCATCACCAAAGGGACAACCGCTCCCGGGGCAGCAGGTAAGATTCATACCGATTTTGAACGAGGCTTTATTCGGGCCGAGGTCATTGCCTATGCGGATTATGTCGCCTGCGGTTCTGAGCCTGCGGCCCGTGACAAGGGCCTGATGCGTTCAGAAGGCAAGGAGTATGTGGTCAAGGACGGAGATTGTATTCTCTTCCGTTTTAACGTCTGA
- a CDS encoding PAS domain-containing protein → MREVFDALPSMVFVVDQDVRIQEYNAAATSVMITAEREAILQRRAGEILNCIHSRESPDGCGRSSVCSGCIVRNAVTKALQGGARVIRHRTRMQIVQNEQIVQIYVLVTASPFSFRGNQHVLLVIEDITEIAELYRMIFICPVCGKMQSEEKTWMRVESYFKNNWNVECSHGYCPDCFQHEMEKIRSNPKKEQDPSRS, encoded by the coding sequence TTGAGGGAGGTCTTTGACGCCCTGCCTTCTATGGTCTTTGTTGTTGATCAGGATGTGCGGATTCAGGAGTATAATGCCGCTGCCACGAGCGTCATGATAACAGCTGAACGAGAGGCTATTCTCCAACGGCGGGCTGGTGAGATACTCAACTGTATCCATTCAAGAGAATCGCCCGATGGCTGTGGAAGGTCATCCGTTTGTTCCGGCTGCATTGTCAGAAATGCAGTGACCAAGGCCCTGCAAGGAGGAGCGCGGGTCATTCGGCATCGGACAAGAATGCAAATCGTCCAGAATGAGCAGATTGTTCAGATCTACGTCCTTGTCACGGCTTCCCCGTTCTCCTTTCGTGGCAATCAGCATGTGCTGTTGGTGATTGAAGATATCACTGAAATCGCCGAGCTCTATCGGATGATTTTTATCTGCCCGGTTTGCGGCAAGATGCAGAGCGAGGAAAAGACCTGGATGCGGGTCGAATCCTATTTCAAAAACAACTGGAACGTTGAGTGCTCACATGGTTATTGTCCTGACTGCTTTCAGCATGAGATGGAAAAAATACGATCCAACCCCAAAAAAGAGCAAGACCCGTCCCGATCATAA
- the argB gene encoding acetylglutamate kinase encodes MEHGIAKAKVLIESLPYIREFNHKTVVIKYGGHAMVDEELKKNFALDVILLKYIGLNPVVVHGGGPQINKFLQKMQITSNYIQGMRVTDGETMDVVEMVLVGKVNKEIVGLINHCGGKAVGLSGRDGDLVQAKKMKVLGKPEADNAPPELIDLGRVGEVTKVNPEILDTLDAQDFIPVIAPVGVGEDGQAYNINADLVAGAIAAELNAAKLILLTDVEGVKDREDNLLSSIRKNAIEQMIADGVISGGMIPKLRCCVSALDGGVNKAHVIDGRQEHAILLEIFTHKGIGTEITP; translated from the coding sequence ATGGAACATGGAATAGCCAAGGCCAAGGTACTCATAGAATCCTTGCCCTACATACGAGAGTTCAACCATAAAACCGTGGTGATCAAGTACGGCGGTCACGCTATGGTGGATGAGGAGCTAAAAAAGAATTTTGCTCTGGACGTGATCCTGCTCAAGTATATTGGCCTCAACCCGGTGGTGGTGCATGGGGGCGGTCCCCAGATCAATAAATTCCTGCAAAAGATGCAGATTACCTCAAACTATATCCAAGGGATGCGGGTTACGGACGGCGAGACCATGGATGTGGTCGAGATGGTTCTGGTGGGTAAAGTCAATAAGGAGATCGTTGGCCTGATCAATCATTGTGGCGGTAAGGCGGTCGGGCTTTCCGGGCGGGACGGCGACCTTGTCCAGGCAAAAAAAATGAAGGTGCTTGGCAAACCGGAAGCAGACAATGCCCCACCGGAACTCATTGATCTCGGTCGAGTGGGCGAGGTCACTAAGGTCAATCCCGAGATCCTTGATACCTTGGATGCCCAGGATTTTATCCCGGTCATTGCCCCGGTTGGGGTAGGTGAAGACGGACAGGCCTATAATATCAATGCTGATCTGGTGGCTGGAGCCATTGCTGCTGAGCTGAATGCAGCTAAACTCATCCTGCTCACCGATGTAGAGGGAGTAAAGGACCGTGAAGACAACCTGCTTTCCTCCATCAGAAAAAACGCCATTGAGCAGATGATTGCGGACGGGGTGATCAGCGGCGGGATGATTCCCAAGCTTCGCTGTTGTGTTTCTGCCCTGGACGGCGGAGTAAACAAGGCCCATGTCATTGATGGACGGCAGGAACACGCCATCCTGCTGGAGATTTTCACCCATAAGGGGATTGGTACGGAGATTACACCATGA
- a CDS encoding YqaE/Pmp3 family membrane protein — MKERTADFLRIILSLIIPPVGVFFQEGFGMHFWINIILTLLGYIPGVLHAVWIILKK; from the coding sequence ATGAAGGAAAGAACAGCTGATTTTTTGCGGATAATCCTGTCCCTGATAATTCCTCCCGTGGGGGTATTTTTTCAGGAAGGCTTTGGGATGCATTTCTGGATCAATATTATTCTGACCTTGTTGGGCTATATTCCAGGGGTACTCCATGCGGTTTGGATTATTTTGAAAAAATAA
- a CDS encoding ISKra4 family transposase: MKNLGQIFRRTVILPVAVKKTHWHTTFGIIHVVEQEYRQPGKRYRPFSRSAGITCRCCSLPLQRAVTDFGADHSFGRVPEKLKEHYGITLPESTVRNVTETHARHIHERRRQERIEEYPSVKGRDFVIAETDGSMVPIVLTDPDAKDRRKGKKHTWKEARLSIAHVLGERTLKFGVEFQENVDESGKVLFDCACRAGFGRGTSLHSVGDGATWISGQVKKQFGSQGRYLVDFYHVCEYLEAAAPACSGKDGKGSWSKQQKERLKKGQEEKLIEALKPHLEPKKTEDQNAPVRCCLRYLSNRPGQFDYPEAQQLGLPIGSGEIESAHRYVIQERLKIAGAWWTPENARIMLSLRVDRADGYWERYWENIS; the protein is encoded by the coding sequence TTGAAAAATCTGGGTCAGATCTTCCGACGGACGGTAATTTTACCCGTAGCGGTAAAAAAAACACATTGGCACACGACGTTCGGGATAATTCACGTAGTTGAGCAGGAGTACAGACAGCCGGGAAAACGGTACCGGCCGTTCAGCCGAAGTGCCGGAATAACCTGCCGGTGCTGCTCGCTACCTCTGCAACGTGCTGTAACAGATTTCGGGGCAGACCATTCCTTTGGTCGGGTTCCTGAAAAGCTGAAAGAACATTATGGGATAACATTACCGGAAAGTACTGTCCGAAATGTCACGGAGACTCACGCCCGACACATACATGAAAGACGTCGACAGGAGAGAATTGAAGAATATCCGTCTGTAAAGGGACGGGACTTCGTTATTGCCGAGACGGACGGCAGCATGGTTCCGATTGTCCTGACGGATCCAGATGCCAAGGACCGGCGCAAAGGTAAAAAGCACACCTGGAAAGAAGCACGCCTGAGTATAGCTCATGTTCTCGGGGAAAGGACGCTTAAATTCGGCGTTGAATTTCAGGAAAACGTTGACGAGTCGGGAAAGGTTCTCTTTGATTGCGCCTGCCGTGCGGGATTCGGTCGGGGTACATCTCTGCATTCAGTGGGTGACGGAGCAACGTGGATTTCCGGGCAGGTGAAAAAACAGTTCGGTTCACAGGGACGTTACCTTGTCGATTTTTATCATGTTTGTGAATACCTGGAGGCTGCTGCACCGGCATGTTCCGGGAAAGACGGAAAAGGATCATGGAGTAAGCAGCAGAAAGAGCGCCTGAAAAAGGGACAGGAGGAAAAACTGATCGAAGCATTGAAGCCTCATCTTGAGCCGAAAAAGACAGAAGATCAAAATGCACCTGTCCGCTGCTGCCTGCGTTACCTGAGCAACCGTCCGGGGCAGTTTGACTATCCCGAGGCTCAACAGCTTGGTTTACCTATCGGTTCTGGAGAAATAGAAAGTGCGCACCGGTATGTCATCCAGGAACGTCTGAAAATAGCCGGTGCATGGTGGACACCGGAAAATGCCCGAATCATGCTTTCCCTGAGAGTTGACCGTGCGGACGGATACTGGGAAAGATATTGGGAGAATATAAGCTAG
- a CDS encoding NAD(P)/FAD-dependent oxidoreductase → MSFTPLDTIKKNYDVIVIGSGLGGLTCAKRLAKSGHTVLLLEHHLQLGGLATWFKRGGHIFDVSLHGFPHGMVKTCKKYWSREIKDSIVQLKNIVFDNPQFSLTTTFSKDDFTRILHEDFKVDRSTVDDFFTTVRAMNFYDDQGMTTRELFEQFFPGRSDVHRLLMEPITYANGSTLDEPAITYGIVFSNFMSKGVFTFEGGTDKLIGMMADDLQKNGVTLCTGAKVERILVDNGKTRGVLVGGREITAKAVVSNSGITNTIDNLAGREAFSDDFLSRFNTVVVNNSSCQVYFGIRKGESFSDVGDLLFTSTAEEFSSEEMRRMDTKSRTFSVYYPKTRPEKPDYTVVASMNGNYDDWAGLDDVAYKAAKEAMVERCLVDLERYIPGIRDKVDTISSATPKTFNRYTLHTKGTSFGTKFEGLDISRSIFKEVGGLFHVGSVGIIMSGWLGAINYGVIVANDVDAYVRG, encoded by the coding sequence ATGTCCTTTACGCCCCTTGACACGATTAAAAAAAACTACGACGTTATTGTTATTGGCTCCGGTCTCGGTGGCCTGACCTGTGCCAAACGTCTTGCCAAGTCTGGCCATACCGTCCTTCTGCTGGAGCACCATCTCCAATTAGGTGGGTTGGCGACCTGGTTCAAGCGGGGAGGGCATATCTTTGACGTCTCTCTGCATGGCTTCCCGCACGGGATGGTCAAGACCTGCAAGAAATACTGGTCCAGGGAAATCAAAGACTCTATTGTCCAACTGAAAAACATCGTCTTTGATAACCCTCAGTTCTCCCTGACCACCACCTTTTCCAAGGATGATTTTACCCGCATCCTGCATGAGGATTTTAAGGTTGATCGGAGTACTGTGGATGATTTTTTCACCACAGTCAGGGCGATGAATTTTTATGATGATCAGGGCATGACCACCCGGGAGCTCTTTGAGCAGTTCTTTCCTGGCCGGTCCGATGTCCATCGTCTCCTTATGGAGCCCATCACCTATGCCAACGGCTCTACGCTGGACGAACCAGCTATCACCTACGGGATTGTTTTTTCCAATTTCATGAGCAAAGGTGTGTTCACCTTTGAGGGCGGTACGGATAAACTCATTGGTATGATGGCGGATGATCTGCAAAAGAACGGGGTGACCCTCTGTACCGGGGCCAAGGTCGAACGAATCCTGGTTGATAACGGGAAGACCAGGGGCGTCCTTGTTGGAGGCAGGGAGATTACGGCCAAGGCTGTGGTCTCCAATTCAGGCATCACCAATACCATTGATAACCTAGCTGGTCGGGAGGCCTTTAGTGATGATTTCCTCTCCCGTTTCAATACGGTGGTGGTGAACAACTCTTCCTGCCAGGTCTATTTCGGTATCCGCAAGGGGGAGTCCTTCTCTGATGTAGGGGATCTGCTCTTCACCTCAACCGCCGAGGAGTTCTCCTCAGAAGAGATGCGGCGTATGGACACCAAGAGTCGTACCTTCTCGGTCTACTACCCCAAGACCCGGCCTGAGAAGCCGGATTACACGGTGGTAGCCTCTATGAACGGCAATTACGATGATTGGGCAGGCCTGGATGATGTGGCCTATAAAGCGGCCAAGGAGGCCATGGTAGAGCGTTGTTTGGTCGATCTGGAGCGATACATCCCTGGCATTCGTGACAAGGTGGATACCATTTCTTCCGCCACACCCAAGACCTTTAATCGCTACACCCTCCATACCAAGGGCACCTCCTTTGGCACCAAGTTCGAGGGGCTGGATATCTCCCGCTCTATCTTTAAAGAGGTAGGGGGCCTGTTTCACGTCGGCTCCGTGGGGATTATCATGAGCGGCTGGCTGGGGGCGATCAACTATGGGGTGATTGTGGCCAATGATGTGGATGCCTATGTGCGGGGATGA